The following are from one region of the Tachysurus fulvidraco isolate hzauxx_2018 chromosome 15, HZAU_PFXX_2.0, whole genome shotgun sequence genome:
- the LOC113663511 gene encoding zona pellucida sperm-binding protein 3-like isoform X1, with translation MGFNQMEVGVVVLLLSVGLSTAQWPLKEAVLAPLGFQHNNSGYHSVPVNTGLTSQWLQRDPQAGSPVVAPLGVQLQNPSGPQNQQVVQQPAKKVTWRFPAAPQIPTPPAPVHFVRQSDPVPAQGVTVKCNETAVRVEVRRDLFGTDAPLNIAAFTLGGCAARGMDASSQVFIFESALYGCNSKLTVTAKELVYIFSLGMASVPLTGTPIQRVAATVVSIECHYLRFHNVSSNPLMPAWIPYASAQAAEELLVFSLRLMMADWTSERLSNQYYLGELINIEASVLQFNHVPLRVLVDSCVATPVPDLNAIPRYSFIENYGCMIDAKLTHSSSHFLPQTQASKLRLQLEAFRFQQVNSSVVYIACLLKATAASAPADAEHKACSFSNNGWTAAYGADQVCSCCSSSCAGRKGHELASEQDLQLVKEVSLGPVVVLENAW, from the exons ATGGGTTTCAACCAAATGGAAGTTGGTGTGGTTGTGCTGCTGCTTTCAGTTGGGTTGTCAACAGCCCAATGGCCACTAAAGGAAGCTGTTCTAGCTCCTCTTGGATTTCAACATAACAATTCAGGGTATCATTCGGTGCCAGTGAACACTGGGTTGACTTCTCAATGGCTTCAAAGGGATCCACAAGCTGGAAGCCCTGTAGTAGCCCCACTTGGAGTGCAGCTTCAAAATCCTTCAGGTCCTCAAAACCAGCAAGTAGTGCAGCAACCAGCAAAGAAAGTGACTTGGCGTTTTCCAGCAGCACCACAAATCCCAACCCCACCAGCACCAGTGCACTTTGTAAGGCAGTCTGATCCTGTTCCTGCCCAGGGTGTAACAGTAAAGTGCAACGAGACTGCAGTGCGTGTAGAGGTGAGAAGGGATCTGTTTGGAACTGATGCACCCCTCAATATTGCTGCCTTCACACTGGGTGGCTGTGCTGCCAGGGGGATGGATGCTTCTTCTCAAGTCTTCATCTTTGAATCTGCTCTGTATGGCTGCAACAGCAAGTTGACT GTGACTGCAAAGGAGCTTGTCTATATTTTCTCCCTTGGTATGGCTTCAGTCCCCTTAACTGGTACTCCCATTCAAAGGGTTGCTGCTACTGTGGTTTCAATTGAGTGTCACTACCTGAG ATTCCACAATGTGAGCAGCAATCCTCTTATGCCTGCTTGGATCCCATATGCTTCTGCCCAAGCTGCTGAGGAACTTCTTGTTTTCTCCTTGAGGCTTATGATGG CTGACTGGACTTCTGAAAGGCTGTCCAACCAGTACTACCTGGGTGAGCTCATCAACATTGAGGCCTCTGTACTGCAGTTCAACCATGTACCTCTGCGTGTCCTTGTTGACAGCTGTGTGGCCACCCCTGTCCCCGACCTCAATGCGATCCCTAGATATTCCTTCATTGAGAACTATGG GTGCATGATTGATGCCAAGCTTACACACTCCAGCTCTCACTTCTTGCCTCAAACTCAAGCATCTAAACTGAGACTTCAGCTGGAGGCCTTCAGGTTTCAACAAGTGAACAGCAGCGTG gtTTACATTGCATGCCTCCTAAAAGCAACTGCAGCATCTGCCCCTGCTGATGCTGAGCACAAGGCTTGCTCATTCTCCAACAATGG ATGGACTGCTGCATATGGTGCTGACCAGGTATGCAGTTGTTGCAGTAGTAGCTGTGCTGGGAGGAAGGGCCATGAGCTGGCATCAGAGCAAG ATCTGCAGCTAGTGAAGGAAGTAAGCCTTGGCCCAGTTGTGGTTCTGGAAAATGCTTGGTAG